The following proteins are co-located in the Gossypium hirsutum isolate 1008001.06 chromosome A02, Gossypium_hirsutum_v2.1, whole genome shotgun sequence genome:
- the LOC107951338 gene encoding probable prolyl 4-hydroxylase 3, with protein sequence MAKVRHSRFTAKKRLTVTLVLSILFMLTIVLLMLLGLGIFSLPMTTDDSSLYDLTSYRRMASERGRLGNRGEKCTQVLSWEPRASIYHNFLSKEECEYLIKIAKPFMKKSSVVDSKTGKSKDSRVRTSSGMFLKRGQDKIISDIEKRIAEYSFIPIEHGEGLQVLHYEVGQKYEPHFDYFVDEYNTRHGGQRMATMLMYLSDVEEGGETIFPNAKGNISAVPWWDELSQCGKGGLAVKPKMGDALLFWSMKPDATVDPSSLHGGCPVIVGDKWSSTKWMHVNEYKK encoded by the exons ATGGCGAAAGTGAGACATTCTCGATTCACAGCGAAGAAAAGATTGACAGTAACACTTGTATTATCGATCTTGTTTATGTTAACAATCGTTTTGTTGATGCTTTTGGGATTAGGGATTTTCTCCCTCCCAATGACCACCGATGATTCTTCGTTATATGATCTCACTTCTTATAGACGCATGGCTTCTGAAAG AGGAAGATTGGGAAACAGAGGGGAGAAGTGCACTCAAGTCCTTTCTTGGGAACCTAGAGCTTCCATTTATCATAATTTCTTG TCCAAAGAAGAATGCGAGTACCTAATAAAAATTGCTAAACCTTTCATGAAAAAGTCCAGTGTTGTTGATAGCAAAACAGGGAAGAGTAAAGATAGCAG GGTGCGTACAAGTTCGGGTATGTTTCTGAAAAGAGGGCAAGATAAAATTATTAGTGATATAGAAAAAAGGATAGCAGAGTACAGTTTCATTCCTATAG AGCATGGAGAAGGTCTTCAAGTTCTCCACTATGAAGTTGGACAGAAATATGAACCACATTTTGATTACTTCGTTGATGAGTACAATACTAGACATGGAGGCCAGCGTATGGCTACTATGCTCATGTATTT GTCAGATGTTGAAGAAGGGGGGGAGACGATATTTCCAAATGCCAAGGGCAATATTAGCGCTGTTCCATGGTGGGATGAATTGTCCCAATGTGGCAAAGGTGGTCTTGCTGTGAAGCCTAAGATGGGTGATGCATTGCTGTTCTGGAGCATGAAACCGGATGCCACAGTAGATCCTTCAAGTTTGCATG GTGGATGCCCGGTGATTGTAGGGGATAAATGGTCCTCTACCAAGTGGATGCATGTTAATGAGTACAAGAAAT GA
- the LOC107951339 gene encoding protein FREE1 — protein sequence MQQGDLSSSYYQPSSPNTSNPSQFHHSPYASAPPFSPSDYQNPDPSYAPPPPPTLYSQPSFNQHPISPTSAPAAPSFPPYDSPVSRPPYYQPYDQYPSYVPPPPDSNPNPIPPDYSTPYNQIGSSQSSVPPAYDNPYDNSMKLDQSSGSYFDDKFGARYNQSRYDMGPDLYGKRYDSYPPFGDDGGYGDGVYAYEGGKVEPYGARGTAPKSSTWVQFDDYGRTINFPSGKDSSGSSSGKIVRAVPKAETLEAVKSGVQKFRVKLLSEGGGEGPMDVLCQIGLDGIRMLDPNTSRTLRIYPIENITRCEVTDTSTFAFWSKSSVDIEPRWIGLQSNSYTTNTLLDIVTAATVQVKEMGGRSRPYYSLKTTEQPSEKKKGFGDWMNLMKPGTEEKDHWVPDEAVSKCTACGTDFGAFVRKHHCRNCGDIFCDKCTQGRIALTADENAQPVRVCDRCMAEVTQRLSIAKETASKPAALQSHEDLARKLEEMEKNCRASSGSKSDGSGRRMKEVACPICTVHLQVQVPSSGSETIECGVCQHPFLVSAH from the exons ATGCAACAAGGAGATTTGAGCTCCTCCTATTATCAACCTTCAAGCCCTAACACCTCCAACCCATCCCAATTTCATCACTCACCTTACGCATCAGCACCGCCTTTTTCCCCTTCCGATTACCAAAATCCTGATCCCTCTTATGCTCCTCCGCCGCCACCTACTCTGTATTCGCAACCGTCTTTCAATCAGCATCCGATCTCGCCAACGTCGGCTCCCGCTGCCCCTTCTTTCCCGCCTTATGATTCACCTGTCTCCCGGCCACCTTATTACCAGCCTTATGATCAGTATCCTAGCTATGTACCTCCTCCGCCAGACTCCAACCCCAACCCTATTCCGCCAGACTATTCAACCCCATATAATCAAATAGGATCATCACAATCCTCTGTCCCTCCTGCTTATGACAACCCCTACGATAATTCCATGAAATTGGATCAAAGCAGTGGCAGTTATTTCGACGACAAATTCGGAGCACGTTATAACCAGAGCAGATACGATATGGGACCCGATCTCTATGGTAAGCGATATGATAGCTATCCACCCTTCGGTGATGATGGTGGATATGGTGATGGGGTTTATGCTTATGAAGGAGGAAAGGTGGAGCCTTATGGAGCACGTGGCACAGCACCAAAATCATCGACTTGGGTCCAATTCGACGATTATGGGCGGACCATTAATTTCCCTTCTGGGAAGGACTCGTCAGGTTCATCTTCTGGTAAGATTGTGAGGGCGGTGCCTAAGGCGGAGACCCTGGAAGCCGTAAAGAGTGGGGTCCAGAAGTTTCGGGTTAAGTTGTTGAGTGAAGGTGGAGGAGAAGGCCCCATGGATGTACTTTGCCAG ATTGGTTTAGATGGTATTCGTATGCTTGACCCTAACACCAGCCGAACTTTGAGAATATATCCCATTGAGAACATCACAAGATGTGAA GTGACCGACACATCTACTTTTGCATTCTGGTCGAAGAGCTCTGTTGACATTGAACCAAGATGGATCGGGTTGCAATCAAACAGTTACACTACAAACACCCTTCTGGATATTGTAACAGCTGCAACTGTACAG GTCAAGGAGATGGGTGGGAGAAGTCGGCCTTATTACTCTCTAAAGACTACTGAACAACCTTCagaaaagaagaaaggatttGGTGATTGGATGAACTTGATGAAGCCTGGCACCGAGGAGAAAGATCATTGG GTCCCTGATGAAGCTGTTTCAAAGTGTACTGCATGTGGAACTGATTTTGGAGCTTTTGTGCGCAAG CACCACTGCAGGAACTGTGGGGATATTTTCTGTGACAAATGTACTCAAGGTAGAATCGCTCTAACTGCTGATGAGAATGCTCAACCAGTTAGGGTTTGCGACCGATGCATG GCTGAAGTGACTCAGAGGCTGAGTATTGCTAAGGAAACAGCAAGTAAACCTGCTGCTTTACAGAGTCATGAGGATCTTGCTAGGAAGCTTGAG GAGATGGAAAAAAATTGCAGAGCATCATCAG GTTCCAAGTCAGATGGATCTGGTAGACGGATGAAGGAGGTTGCTTGTCCTATCTGCACCGTTCATTTGcag GTCCAAGTTCCCAGCTCAGGTTCTGAGACAATTGAATGTGGGGTTTGCCAGCATCCTTTCCTTGTTAGTGCCCATTGA